The Streptomyces sp. SS1-1 genome has a segment encoding these proteins:
- a CDS encoding class I SAM-dependent methyltransferase, with translation MADAAQRLQVLLEQLLGTPLPVRIRAWDGSQSGPPGAPALVVRNRRAVRRLLYRPGELGLARAWVAGDLDIEGDLYTALDLLAGLVWERGDDARGTLEILRDPEARAAVRGLVRLGGLPLPPAPPPEEVRRPRHRHTRRTDKRAISHHYDVGNDFYELVLGPSMVYSCAYWEAPPPEGTLEDAQRDKLDLVCRKLGLKAGMRLLDVGCGWGSMAVHAAREYGVDVVGVTLSQEQAAYARKRVAEEGLTDKVEIRVQDYRDVADGPYDAISSIGMAEHVGAERYLEYADVLHRLLKPGGRLLNHQIGRRPQRDESSYQVDEFIDAYVFPDGELQPIGVTVAQLERAGFEVRDVEALREHYALTLRRWVTNLEDHWDRAVRLTGPGRARVWRLYMAASALAFERNRIGVNQVLAVRTPDSGASGMPLRARVWGG, from the coding sequence GCAACCGCCGCGCCGTGCGCCGCCTGCTGTACAGGCCCGGCGAACTCGGCCTGGCCCGCGCCTGGGTGGCCGGGGACCTGGACATCGAGGGCGACCTCTACACCGCGCTCGACCTGCTCGCCGGACTGGTGTGGGAGCGCGGCGACGACGCCCGCGGCACGCTGGAGATCCTGCGGGACCCCGAGGCGCGCGCCGCCGTCCGGGGACTGGTCCGGCTCGGCGGGCTCCCACTGCCGCCCGCGCCCCCGCCGGAGGAGGTGCGCCGGCCCCGGCACCGGCACACCCGGCGCACCGACAAGCGGGCCATCAGCCACCACTACGACGTGGGCAACGACTTCTACGAACTCGTCCTCGGCCCGTCCATGGTGTACTCCTGCGCCTACTGGGAGGCCCCGCCCCCCGAGGGCACCCTGGAGGACGCCCAGCGCGACAAGCTCGACCTGGTCTGCCGCAAGCTCGGTCTGAAGGCGGGCATGCGGCTGCTCGACGTCGGCTGCGGCTGGGGCTCCATGGCCGTGCACGCGGCCCGCGAGTACGGCGTGGACGTCGTCGGCGTCACCCTCTCCCAGGAGCAGGCGGCGTACGCCCGCAAGCGCGTCGCCGAGGAGGGCCTGACGGACAAGGTGGAGATCCGCGTCCAGGACTACCGGGACGTCGCCGACGGCCCCTACGACGCGATCTCCTCCATCGGCATGGCCGAGCACGTCGGCGCCGAGCGCTACCTGGAGTACGCGGACGTGCTGCACCGGCTGCTCAAGCCCGGCGGACGGCTGCTCAACCACCAGATCGGGCGCCGCCCGCAGCGCGACGAATCCTCGTACCAGGTCGACGAGTTCATCGACGCGTACGTCTTCCCCGACGGGGAGCTCCAGCCGATCGGCGTGACCGTCGCACAGCTGGAACGCGCCGGGTTCGAGGTGCGGGACGTGGAGGCGCTGCGCGAGCACTACGCCCTGACGCTGCGCCGCTGGGTCACCAACCTGGAGGACCACTGGGACCGGGCGGTCCGGCTCACCGGTCCGGGGCGCGCCCGCGTCTGGCGGCTCTACATGGCCGCCTCCGCGCTGGCGTTCGAGCGCAACCGCATCGGGGTCAACCAGGTGCTGGCCGTGCGCACGCCCGACTCCGGCGCCTCCGGGATGCCGCTGCGCGCCCGTGTCTGGGGCGGCTGA